Proteins encoded within one genomic window of Fragaria vesca subsp. vesca linkage group LG1, FraVesHawaii_1.0, whole genome shotgun sequence:
- the LOC101314504 gene encoding phospho-2-dehydro-3-deoxyheptonate aldolase 2, chloroplastic-like encodes MALTNPTTLSSKSLCNNPLSVPTTQSHQPTFLATKKRLVHPISAAAAADGGKSPVVAEKPPKAAVAAAPVAAPKPNSGKWSIESWKTKKALQLPEYPDQNELNTVLGTIESFPPIVFAGEARHLEEKIAEAAMGNAFLLQGGDCAESFKEFSANNIRDTFRVMLQMGVVLMFGGQMNVVKVGRMAGQFAKPRSAAVEEKNGITLPVYKGDNINGEAFDEKSRIPDPQRLIRAYCQSAATLNLLRSFATGGYAAMQRVTQWNLDFAEHSEQGDRYQELAHRVDEALGFMSAAGLTVDHPIMRTTEFWTSHECLHLPYEQALTREDSTSGLFYDCSAHMLWCGERTRQLDGAHVEFLRGISNPIGVKVSNTMDPKDLVNLIEILNPTNKPGRITIICRMGAENMRVKLPHLIRAVRQAGQIVTWVCDPMHGNTIKAPCGLKTRPFDAILAEVRAFFDVHEQEGSHPGGIHLEMTGQNVTECIGGSRTVTFDDLSSRYHTHCDPRLNASQALELAFIIAERLRKRRIGTQRLLSLSL; translated from the exons ATGGCGCTCACAAACCCAACAACCCTCTCCTCCAAATCACTCTGCAACAACCCTCTTTCCGTCCCTACCACTCAATCTCACCAACCCACTTTTCTCGCCACCAAGAAACGCCTCGTCCACCCCATCTCCGCCGCGGCCGCGGCCGACGGCGGCAAGTCCCCCGTCGTCGCCGAGAAGCCCCCGAAGGCGGCGGTGGCGGCGGCACCGGTGGCGGCGCCGAAGCCCAACTCCGGGAAATGGAGCATTGAGAGCTGGAAGACCAAGAAGGCTCTGCAGCTGCCTGAGTACCCAGATCAGAATGAGCTCAACACCGTGTTGGGTACCATTGAGTCGTTCCCGCCGATCGTGTTCGCCGGAGAGGCCAGGCACTTGGAGGAGAAGATCGCCGAGGCTGCAATGGGTAATGCTTTTCTTCTTCAGGGTGGTGACTGCGCTGAGAGCTTCAAGGAGTTCAGTGCTAATAATATTAGGGACACTTTCAGAGTGATGCTCCAGATGGGAGTTGTACTTATGTTCGGAGGACAAATGAACGTTGTCAAG GTGGGAAGAATGGCGGGTCAGTTTGCCAAGCCGAGATCAGCTGCAGTTGAGGAGAAGAATGGGATTACGCTGCCAGTTTACAAGGGAGACAATATTAATGGCGAGGCCTTTGATGAGAAGTCTAGAATTCCAGACCCTCAGAGGTTGATCAGGGCTTACTGCCAATCTGCTGCAACTTTGAACCTTCTGAGGTCGTTTGCCACCGGAGGGTATGCCGCTATGCAGAGGGTTACTCAATGGAATCTCGACTTTGCTGAGCACAGTGAGCAGGGAGATAG GTACCAGGAATTGGCTCACCGGGTTGATGAAGCCTTGGGATTCATGTCAGCTGCTGGACTTACAGTTGATCATCCTATCATGAGGACAACTGAGTTCTGGACATCCCATGAGTGCTTGCATTTGCCATATGAGCAAGCCCTCACAAGGGAGGATTCTACTTCTGGACTCTTCTATGATTGCTCAGCTCATATGCTCTGGTGTGGGGAGCGTACCAGGCAACTGGATGGTGCCCATGTTGAGTTCCTAAGGGGAATCTCCAACCCTATTGGAGTCAAG GTGAGCAACACAATGGATCCAAAGGACCTTGTTAACCTCATTGAAATCCTAAACCCCACCAACAAGCCAGGAAGGATCACAATCATTTGCAGAATGGGTGCTGAGAACATGAGAGTCAAGCTTCCGCACTTGATTAGGGCTGTCCGCCAAGCAGGGCAAATTGTGACCTGGGTCTGCGACCCAATGCATGGAAACACTATTAAGGCACCCTGTGGACTCAAAACACGTCCATTTGATGCAATTCTA GCTGAGGTACGAGCATTCTTCGATGTTCATGAGCAAGAAGGGAGCCATCCTGGAGGAATTCATCTCGAGATGACTGGCCAGAATGTTACTGAGTGCATTGGAGGATCCCGAACAGTGACTTTCGATGATCTGAGCTCACGTTACCACACACACTGCGACCCAAGGCTGAATGCTTCTCAGGCTCTCGAGCTCGCCTTTATCATCGCTGAACGACTAAGGAAGAGAAGGATCGGAACACAACGTCTACTCTCTTTAAGCCTCTAA